Proteins encoded in a region of the Ornithodoros turicata isolate Travis chromosome 3, ASM3712646v1, whole genome shotgun sequence genome:
- the LOC135388775 gene encoding uncharacterized protein LOC135388775 has product MHNRAWMVLSCLAYAAGYQGSTETGPPRQAYLHLSGPIVDRLGTDVLEVLKEAFEMLHLETMIVAGRGHGLRLLLGQVVGFENTQTGHQVIDVFDDHMETTIRLMVPYLNYYTPATYVTEDKTYGVDVNVTASHISYLVRCKYNGTKMKVSSIGDGRFNDLQVSLDVRTTDADKVPYLEDMVYRFARKDLTRYARYHLRDLFERLDMHQLFENWIQELLDRLSYFHGYHKQQQ; this is encoded by the exons ATGCATAACCGTGCGTGGATGGTGCTAAGTTGCTTGGCGTATGCCGCTGGATACCAAGGAAGCACTGAAACAG GTCCTCCACGACAGGCCTACCTTCACC TATCAGGTCCCATCGTCGACAGACTCGGAACTGACGTTCTGGAAGTGCTGAAGGAGGCATTCGAAATGCTTCATTTGGAAACGATGATAGTTGCTGGACGTGGTCACGGATTGCGGCTGCTCCTGGGTCAAGTGGTGGGATTTGAGAACACTCAGACGGGTCACCAGGTCATTGATGTATTCGACGATCATATGGAGACAACG ATCAGACTAATGGTCCCATATCTCAACTATTACACACCTGCTACATACGTCACTGAAGACAAGACGTATGGGGTGGACGTTAATGTGACAGCAAGCCATATCTCGTACCTCGTTCGCTGCAAGTACAACGGGACGAAAATGAAAGTGTCTTCCATTGGTGACGGACGGTTTAATGACCTTCAAGTAAGTCTTGACGTTAGGACGACGGATGCAGACAAGGTACCGTATCTCGAAGACATGGTGTATCGATTTGCAAGAAAGGATCTTACCAGGTATGCTCGGTACCATCTTCGGGATCTTTTCGAGAGACTTGATATGCATCAGCTGTTCGAAAACTGGATTCAAGAATTGCTCGATCGGCTGAGTTATTTTCATGGTTATCATAAGCAGCAACAGTGA